A window of Microcystis aeruginosa FD4 contains these coding sequences:
- the cas2 gene encoding CRISPR-associated endonuclease Cas2: MYFVVSYDISDDKRRTKIHNTLKSYGQRVQYSVFECDLTDTQYAKLRGRLSKLIKPDTDSIRFYFLCACCRGKVERIGGELPRDNTIFFV; the protein is encoded by the coding sequence ATGTATTTTGTTGTCAGTTACGACATTTCCGATGATAAGCGACGAACCAAAATTCACAATACGTTAAAGTCCTACGGCCAACGGGTGCAGTATAGTGTTTTTGAGTGCGATCTAACCGATACCCAGTACGCTAAGCTGCGCGGGCGCTTGAGTAAGTTGATCAAACCCGATACCGATAGCATCCGCTTTTATTTTCTCTGCGCCTGTTGTCGGGGCAAAGTGGAACGCATCGGTGGTGAGTTACCCCGGGATAATACAATTTTTTTTGTTTAG